The proteins below are encoded in one region of Erinaceus europaeus chromosome 15, mEriEur2.1, whole genome shotgun sequence:
- the CHP2 gene encoding calcineurin B homologous protein 2 yields the protein MGSGSSHTATIPDLDDIRRETGFSQASLLRLYRRFRTLDQNKKGYLSRTDLEQIGALAVNPLGDRIIDSFFPDGNLKVDFAGFVRVLAHFRPIEEEDTGNQDPKEPEPLNSRMNKLRFAFQLYDLDRDGKISRQEMLQVLRLMVGVQVTEEQLESITDRTVQEADEDGDGAVSFHEFAKSLEKMNIEQKMSIRILK from the exons ATGGGCTCCGGGAGCTCCCACACCGCCACCATCCCCGACCTGGACGACATCAGGCGGGAGACGGGCT tctCCCAGGCCAGCCTGCTCCGTCTCTACCGCCGGTTCCGGACTCTGGACCAGAACAAGAAGGGTTACCTGAG CCGCACCGACCTCGAACAGATCGGGGCACTGGCTGTGAACCCCCTGGGAGACCGCATCATCGACAGCTTCTTTCCAGATGG GAATCTGAAAGTCGATTTCGCAGGCTTTGTCCGGGTCCTGGCTCATTTCCGACCCATAGAGGAAGAAGACACAGGCAACCAGGACCCCAAGGAGCCCGAACCCCTCAACAGCAGGATGAATAAGCTTCGCT TTGCATTTCAGCTCTACGATctggacagagatgggaagatcTCCAGGCAGGAGATGTTACAG GTGCTCAGGCTGATGGTCGGGGTCCAGGTGACAGAGGAGCAGCTGGAAAGCATCACCGACCGCACTGTGCAGGAGGCCGACGAGGACGGAGATGGGGCTGTGTCCTTCCACGAGTTCGCCAAG TCCTTAGAGAAGATGAACATAGAGCAGAAAATGAGCATCCGGATTCTGAAGTGA